From Homalodisca vitripennis isolate AUS2020 unplaced genomic scaffold, UT_GWSS_2.1 ScUCBcl_5416;HRSCAF=12115, whole genome shotgun sequence, the proteins below share one genomic window:
- the LOC124373375 gene encoding probable 3-ketoacyl-CoA thiolase — translation MTVIIIYLIMIFNSNIGHITGVRLTVHAANRLIREDGQFALIAACAAGGQGVGMLVERHPDGKAT, via the exons ATGAcagtcataataatttatttgataatgaTATTTAACTCAAACATTGGACATATTACAGGAGTGCGGCTGACTGTCCATGCAGCCAACAGGCTGATACGAGAGGATGGGCAGTTTGCCCTCATTGCAGCTTGTGCTGCCGGAGGACAG GGTGTAGGCATGCTTGTTGAACGTCATCCAGATGGAAAGGCTACATAA